A single window of Dermacentor albipictus isolate Rhodes 1998 colony chromosome 1, USDA_Dalb.pri_finalv2, whole genome shotgun sequence DNA harbors:
- the LOC139050940 gene encoding mitochondrial ribosome-associated GTPase 2 isoform X3 → MILRPILFTSSAREHFLVRLCSTALPMRDTKPKSRHVRPSHFVDWKRVKVIGGPGGDGCISFMKLFCNPNAGPDGGDGGNGGHVVFEATSNVKSLEHISSNICGNAGLRGFGKDMHGRCGEHTIVPVPLGTVVCSEEERPLADLDTEGSRFLAARGGAGGRGNHHFLSNENRHPRICQLGAQGEAIVYHLEMKTMAQAGLVGFPNVGKSTLLRAITRARPKVAAYPFTTLRPHVGVVSYDDYLQLAVADLPGLVEGAHKNRGLGHAFLRHTERCGCLLFVVDLQCPDPASQYTVLLSELEHYRQTTAQVQVSKPSGGQSAQQHVFHVLEADVRSVFTSIET, encoded by the exons ATGATATTAAGGCCGATATTGTTTACTTCTTCAGCGCGAGAACATTTTTTGGTCAGGTTATGCAGTACGGCACTTCCAATGCGAGACACCAAACCGAAATCTCGACATGTTCGA CCATCACACTTCGTAGACTGGAAACGAGTCAAGGTTATCGGAGGCCCAGGTGGCGATGGTTGCATCTCGTTTATGAAGCTCTTCTGCAATCCAAATGCTGGACCTGATGGAGGAGATGGTGGAAATGGTGGTCATGTCGTTTTTGAAG ctacCAGTAATGTCAAGTCTCTGGAGCATATAAGCTCAAACATATGTGGTAATGCTGGCCTGCGAGGATTTGGCAAGGACATGCACGGACGATGTGGGGAACACACCATTGTACCT GTGCCATTAGGCACTGTGGTGTGCAGTGAGGAAGAGCGCCCACTAGCTGATCTGGACACAGAAGGGAGCCGTTTCCTAGCAGCTCGTGGTGGTGCAGGTGGCCGAGGAAACCACCATTTTTTGTCCAATGAGAACCGTCATCCACGTATCTGTCAGCTGGGCGCCCAGGGAGAGGCCATTGTCTACCATCTTGAAATGAAGACCATGGCTCAGGCTGGCCTG GTTGGCTTTCCCAATGTGGGTAAATCTACTTTGCTGCGTGCCATTACAAGAGCCCGGCCTAAAGTGGCTGCCTATCCTTTTACAACACTGAGGCCACACGTAGGTGTTGTGAGCTATGATGATTACCTTCAGTTGGCTG TTGCTGATCTTCCAGGACTCGTGGAAGGGGCCCACAAAAATCGAGGCCTGGGTCATGCTTTCTTGCGACACACAGAGCGATGTGGCTGCCTCCTTTTTGTCGTAGACCTGCAGTGCCCTGACCCAGCAAGTCAGTACACTGTGCTGCTCTCGGAGCTGGAGCACTATCGTCAG ACCACTGCGCAGGTTCAAGTATCCAAGCCCTCAGGGGGACAATCAGCTCAGCAGCATGTGTTTCATGTGCTTGAAGCAGACGTTCGTTCAGTTTTCACCTCGATTGAGACATAG
- the LOC139050940 gene encoding mitochondrial ribosome-associated GTPase 2 isoform X4: MILRPILFTSSAREHFLVRLCSTALPMRDTKPKSRHVRPSHFVDWKRVKVIGGPGGDGCISFMKLFCNPNAGPDGGDGGNGGHVVFEATSNVKSLEHISSNICGNAGLRGFGKDMHGRCGEHTIVPVPLGTVVCSEEERPLADLDTEGSRFLAARGGAGGRGNHHFLSNENRHPRICQLGAQGEAIVYHLEMKTMAQAGLVGFPNVGKSTLLRAITRARPKVAAYPFTTLRPHVGVVSYDDYLQLAVADLPGLVEGAHKNRGLGHAFLRHTERCGCLLFVVDLQCPDPASQYTVLLSELEHYRQISQFCHITWIA; encoded by the exons ATGATATTAAGGCCGATATTGTTTACTTCTTCAGCGCGAGAACATTTTTTGGTCAGGTTATGCAGTACGGCACTTCCAATGCGAGACACCAAACCGAAATCTCGACATGTTCGA CCATCACACTTCGTAGACTGGAAACGAGTCAAGGTTATCGGAGGCCCAGGTGGCGATGGTTGCATCTCGTTTATGAAGCTCTTCTGCAATCCAAATGCTGGACCTGATGGAGGAGATGGTGGAAATGGTGGTCATGTCGTTTTTGAAG ctacCAGTAATGTCAAGTCTCTGGAGCATATAAGCTCAAACATATGTGGTAATGCTGGCCTGCGAGGATTTGGCAAGGACATGCACGGACGATGTGGGGAACACACCATTGTACCT GTGCCATTAGGCACTGTGGTGTGCAGTGAGGAAGAGCGCCCACTAGCTGATCTGGACACAGAAGGGAGCCGTTTCCTAGCAGCTCGTGGTGGTGCAGGTGGCCGAGGAAACCACCATTTTTTGTCCAATGAGAACCGTCATCCACGTATCTGTCAGCTGGGCGCCCAGGGAGAGGCCATTGTCTACCATCTTGAAATGAAGACCATGGCTCAGGCTGGCCTG GTTGGCTTTCCCAATGTGGGTAAATCTACTTTGCTGCGTGCCATTACAAGAGCCCGGCCTAAAGTGGCTGCCTATCCTTTTACAACACTGAGGCCACACGTAGGTGTTGTGAGCTATGATGATTACCTTCAGTTGGCTG TTGCTGATCTTCCAGGACTCGTGGAAGGGGCCCACAAAAATCGAGGCCTGGGTCATGCTTTCTTGCGACACACAGAGCGATGTGGCTGCCTCCTTTTTGTCGTAGACCTGCAGTGCCCTGACCCAGCAAGTCAGTACACTGTGCTGCTCTCGGAGCTGGAGCACTATCGTCAG atatcacaattctgtcacATCACCTGGATTGCTTGA
- the LOC139050940 gene encoding mitochondrial ribosome-associated GTPase 2 isoform X1, producing MILRPILFTSSAREHFLVRLCSTALPMRDTKPKSRHVRPSHFVDWKRVKVIGGPGGDGCISFMKLFCNPNAGPDGGDGGNGGHVVFEATSNVKSLEHISSNICGNAGLRGFGKDMHGRCGEHTIVPVPLGTVVCSEEERPLADLDTEGSRFLAARGGAGGRGNHHFLSNENRHPRICQLGAQGEAIVYHLEMKTMAQAGLVGFPNVGKSTLLRAITRARPKVAAYPFTTLRPHVGVVSYDDYLQLAVADLPGLVEGAHKNRGLGHAFLRHTERCGCLLFVVDLQCPDPASQYTVLLSELEHYRQGFTDGAHAVIANKLDVPGALDRLDALRKEIGGRYPLFPVSAKYGVNLLDVLKYIRRTYDAATQQNKSS from the exons ATGATATTAAGGCCGATATTGTTTACTTCTTCAGCGCGAGAACATTTTTTGGTCAGGTTATGCAGTACGGCACTTCCAATGCGAGACACCAAACCGAAATCTCGACATGTTCGA CCATCACACTTCGTAGACTGGAAACGAGTCAAGGTTATCGGAGGCCCAGGTGGCGATGGTTGCATCTCGTTTATGAAGCTCTTCTGCAATCCAAATGCTGGACCTGATGGAGGAGATGGTGGAAATGGTGGTCATGTCGTTTTTGAAG ctacCAGTAATGTCAAGTCTCTGGAGCATATAAGCTCAAACATATGTGGTAATGCTGGCCTGCGAGGATTTGGCAAGGACATGCACGGACGATGTGGGGAACACACCATTGTACCT GTGCCATTAGGCACTGTGGTGTGCAGTGAGGAAGAGCGCCCACTAGCTGATCTGGACACAGAAGGGAGCCGTTTCCTAGCAGCTCGTGGTGGTGCAGGTGGCCGAGGAAACCACCATTTTTTGTCCAATGAGAACCGTCATCCACGTATCTGTCAGCTGGGCGCCCAGGGAGAGGCCATTGTCTACCATCTTGAAATGAAGACCATGGCTCAGGCTGGCCTG GTTGGCTTTCCCAATGTGGGTAAATCTACTTTGCTGCGTGCCATTACAAGAGCCCGGCCTAAAGTGGCTGCCTATCCTTTTACAACACTGAGGCCACACGTAGGTGTTGTGAGCTATGATGATTACCTTCAGTTGGCTG TTGCTGATCTTCCAGGACTCGTGGAAGGGGCCCACAAAAATCGAGGCCTGGGTCATGCTTTCTTGCGACACACAGAGCGATGTGGCTGCCTCCTTTTTGTCGTAGACCTGCAGTGCCCTGACCCAGCAAGTCAGTACACTGTGCTGCTCTCGGAGCTGGAGCACTATCGTCAG GGGTTTACTGATGGCGCCCATGCTGTGATTGCCAACAAGCTTGATGTGCCTGGCGCACTAGACCGCCTAGATGCCCTGCGAAAAGAAATTGGTGGACGCTATCCCTTGTTTCCAGTGTCCGCAAAATATGGCGTGAATCTTTTAGATGTGTTGAAGTACATCAGGAGGACATATGATGCTGCCACACAACAAAATAAGTCTTCTTGA
- the LOC139050940 gene encoding mitochondrial ribosome-associated GTPase 2 isoform X2, which translates to MRVELFKPNFHHIISPVFSTYLLFDQRPSHFVDWKRVKVIGGPGGDGCISFMKLFCNPNAGPDGGDGGNGGHVVFEATSNVKSLEHISSNICGNAGLRGFGKDMHGRCGEHTIVPVPLGTVVCSEEERPLADLDTEGSRFLAARGGAGGRGNHHFLSNENRHPRICQLGAQGEAIVYHLEMKTMAQAGLVGFPNVGKSTLLRAITRARPKVAAYPFTTLRPHVGVVSYDDYLQLAVADLPGLVEGAHKNRGLGHAFLRHTERCGCLLFVVDLQCPDPASQYTVLLSELEHYRQGFTDGAHAVIANKLDVPGALDRLDALRKEIGGRYPLFPVSAKYGVNLLDVLKYIRRTYDAATQQNKSS; encoded by the exons ATGAGAGTTGAACTGTTTAAACCGAATTTTCATCATATTATTTCCCCTGTTTTTTCTACATATTTATTGTTTGACCAAAGG CCATCACACTTCGTAGACTGGAAACGAGTCAAGGTTATCGGAGGCCCAGGTGGCGATGGTTGCATCTCGTTTATGAAGCTCTTCTGCAATCCAAATGCTGGACCTGATGGAGGAGATGGTGGAAATGGTGGTCATGTCGTTTTTGAAG ctacCAGTAATGTCAAGTCTCTGGAGCATATAAGCTCAAACATATGTGGTAATGCTGGCCTGCGAGGATTTGGCAAGGACATGCACGGACGATGTGGGGAACACACCATTGTACCT GTGCCATTAGGCACTGTGGTGTGCAGTGAGGAAGAGCGCCCACTAGCTGATCTGGACACAGAAGGGAGCCGTTTCCTAGCAGCTCGTGGTGGTGCAGGTGGCCGAGGAAACCACCATTTTTTGTCCAATGAGAACCGTCATCCACGTATCTGTCAGCTGGGCGCCCAGGGAGAGGCCATTGTCTACCATCTTGAAATGAAGACCATGGCTCAGGCTGGCCTG GTTGGCTTTCCCAATGTGGGTAAATCTACTTTGCTGCGTGCCATTACAAGAGCCCGGCCTAAAGTGGCTGCCTATCCTTTTACAACACTGAGGCCACACGTAGGTGTTGTGAGCTATGATGATTACCTTCAGTTGGCTG TTGCTGATCTTCCAGGACTCGTGGAAGGGGCCCACAAAAATCGAGGCCTGGGTCATGCTTTCTTGCGACACACAGAGCGATGTGGCTGCCTCCTTTTTGTCGTAGACCTGCAGTGCCCTGACCCAGCAAGTCAGTACACTGTGCTGCTCTCGGAGCTGGAGCACTATCGTCAG GGGTTTACTGATGGCGCCCATGCTGTGATTGCCAACAAGCTTGATGTGCCTGGCGCACTAGACCGCCTAGATGCCCTGCGAAAAGAAATTGGTGGACGCTATCCCTTGTTTCCAGTGTCCGCAAAATATGGCGTGAATCTTTTAGATGTGTTGAAGTACATCAGGAGGACATATGATGCTGCCACACAACAAAATAAGTCTTCTTGA